In Zingiber officinale cultivar Zhangliang chromosome 3B, Zo_v1.1, whole genome shotgun sequence, a single window of DNA contains:
- the LOC122056665 gene encoding short-chain dehydrogenase TIC 32 B, chloroplastic-like, whose protein sequence is MASYFREATGIPGPSGFGSATTAEQVTEGIDASGLTVIITGGNSGIGAEAARVLALRGAHVIIGARNIESANGVKQSILESIPSARVEIIPIELSSHKSVRAFADKFLEMDLPLNILINNAGIMYCPFQLSEDGIEMQFATNHVGHFYLTKLLLDKLKTTAEKTGIEGRIVNLSSEAHMTPYRGGIRFDKINDKDFYNDKLAYGQSKLANILHANELARRLKEEGVNVTANSLHPGLIKTNLGRHATVAVAALRAATCVLWKSIPQGAATTCYVALHPNVKGVSGKYFADCNESKTTSNGTDELLGTKLWDFTENLVSAI, encoded by the exons ATGGCGTCCTACTTCAGGGAGGCCACTGGCATCCCCGGCCCCAGCGGCTTCGGATCCGCCACCACCGCCGAGCAGGTCACCGAAGGCATCGACGCCTCCGGACTCACCGTCATCATCACCG GGGGAAATAGTGGGATTGGAGCAGAGGCTGCAAGGGTGCTGGCCCTGAGAGGAGCCCATGTCATCATCGGCGCTAGGAACATAGAGTCAGCTAATGGTGTCAAACAGAGTATTCTGGAAAGCATCCCATCTGCTAGAGTTGAGATCATACCAATCGAGCTTAGCTCACACAAATCTGTTCGAGCCTTTGCTGACAAATTCCTTGAAATGGATCTACCTCTTAACATCTTGAT AAACAATGCTGGTATCATGTACTGTCCTTTCCAACTTTCGGAGGACGGAATAGAGATGCAGTTCGCTACAAACCATGTCG gtcaCTTTTACCTGACAAAGCTTCTACTTGATAAGCTGAAAACCACAGCAGAGAAGACAGGAATTGAGGGTCGTATCGTGAATCTATCGTCTGAGGCTCACATGACACCCTATAGGGGTGGAATACGGTTCGACAAAATCAACGACAAGGATTT TTACAATGACAAATTGGCTTATGGTCAGTCCAAGTTGGCCAACATATTGCACGCCAACGAACTTGCTAGGCGCTTAAAG GAAGAAGGCGTGAACGTTACAGCAAATTCACTTCATCCCGGTCTGATTAAGACAAACTTAGGGAGGCACGCAACCGTTGCTGTCG CTGCACTGAGAGCTGCAACATGTGTCTTGTGGAAGAGTATTCCTCAG GGAGCAGCGACTACATGCTATGTTGCACTCCATCCGAATGTGAAGGGAGTCAGTGGAAAGTACTTTGCTGATTGCAATGAGTCAAAGACAACATCAAATGGCACAGATGAACTGTTAGGAACAAAGCTTTGGGACTTCACTGAAAATCTAGTCAGTGCCATATGA
- the LOC122056666 gene encoding short-chain dehydrogenase TIC 32 B, chloroplastic-like: MGYWREATGIKGPSGFGSGNTAEQVTEGVDASRLTVIITGGSSGIGAETARVLALRGAHVIIGARNLEAANTVKQNILSSIPSARIDIIQIELSSLKSVRAFADKFLAMNLPLNILINNAGVMYCPFQLSEDGVEMQFATNHLGHFLLTNLLLEKIKTTAEKTGIEGRIVNLSSVAHIGPYKEGIIFDKLNDKKAYNDMSAYGQSKLANILHSNELARRLKEEGVNVTANSVHPGLIKTNLGRHAACFIVILRALTFVLWKTIPQGASTTCYVALHPSLKGVSGKYFADNNLEKPTKMARDEALAKKLWEFSEELVNSK; the protein is encoded by the exons ATGGGATACTGGAGGGAAGCCACCGGCATCAAGGGCCCTAGCGGATTCGGATCCGGCAACACCGCCGAGCAGGTCACCGAGGGCGTCGACGCCTCTCGCCTCACCGTCATCATCACCG GCGGAAGCAGTGGGATCGGAGCAGAGACGGCGAGGGTTTTGGCCCTCAGAGGAGCCCATGTCATCATCGGCGCGAGGAACTTGGAAGCTGCTAACACCGTGAAGCAGAACATCCTCTCGAGCATTCCCTCTGCCAGAATCGACATCATCCAGATCGAGCTGAGCTCACTCAAGTCTGTCCGGGCCTTCGCCGACAAATTCCTCGCCATGAATCTTCCTCTCAACATCTTGAT CAACAACGCTGGTGTGATGTACTGCCCTTTCCAGCTCTCGGAGGATGGAGTTGAGATGCAATTCGCCACGAACCATCTCG GCCACTTTCTGCTGACAAATCTTCTGCTTGAGAAGATAAAAACCACAGCTGAGAAGACAGGGATCGAGGGCCGCATAGTGAATCTATCCTCGGTAGCTCACATCGGGCCTTATAAAGAAGGAATCATATTCGACAAACTCAACGACAAGAAGGC ATACAATGATATGTCGGCTTACGGGCAGTCGAAATTGGCCAACATCTTGCACTCCAATGAGCTCGCGCGTCGTTTGAAG GAAGAAGGCGTGAATGTGACTGCGAATTCAGTTCATCCTGGTTTGATCAAGACAAACTTGGGGAGACATGCCGCGTGCTTCATAG TTATTTTGAGGGCTCTCACTTTCGTCTTGTGGAAGACCATTCCTCAAGGAGCATCGACAACATGTTATGTGGCACTGCATCCGAGTTTGAAGGGAGTGAGCGGGAAGTATTTCGCGGACAATAACTTGGAGAAGCCGACCAAGATGGCCAGAGATGAAGCGTTAGCAAAGAAGCTCTGGGAATTTAGTGAAGAACTAGTTAACTCTAAGTAA